In Streptomyces sp. NBC_01439, the following are encoded in one genomic region:
- a CDS encoding Crp/Fnr family transcriptional regulator — MSTPSPIRIAAVLSTEHRGRLMSQAREVNFPESARIFDEGTRADSFWIVRSGTVTLEIPVAGRRPAPVESLGPGELVGWSWLFPPYVWQLGAEAMTPVRAYEFDAATVRMLMDADPTFGSAIGHWVGRVLAMRLQQTRTRLLELYAPRLSSTA, encoded by the coding sequence GTGAGCACACCTTCCCCCATCCGGATCGCCGCCGTCCTGTCCACCGAGCACCGTGGACGGCTGATGTCCCAGGCCCGTGAGGTCAATTTCCCGGAGAGCGCGCGCATCTTCGACGAGGGCACCCGGGCGGATTCCTTCTGGATCGTGCGTTCCGGCACCGTGACCTTGGAAATCCCCGTCGCCGGCCGCCGGCCCGCGCCCGTGGAGAGCCTCGGCCCCGGTGAGCTGGTGGGGTGGTCCTGGCTGTTCCCGCCGTACGTGTGGCAGCTCGGCGCGGAGGCGATGACACCGGTACGGGCGTACGAGTTCGACGCCGCGACCGTGCGGATGTTGATGGACGCCGATCCCACCTTCGGCTCCGCGATCGGACACTGGGTCGGGCGCGTCCTCGCGATGCGCCTCCAGCAGACCCGCACCCGCCTGCTGGAGCTGTACGCCCCCCGCCTCAGCAGCACCGCATGA
- a CDS encoding LysR family transcriptional regulator, with product MTSIVPHLDANLAVALDALLTEQSVTRAAARLRTSPAAMSRTLARLRRVLQDPLLVRAGQAMVPTPRAEALRDEAAAVVRRLEALLTPSGGIDPAALRRTFTVQASDLVGAALAPGLLALARRRAPGVSLRVLAEEWEAGPALREGRVDLEIGAIDHVDPETRVEELVTLRMAAGVRAGHPLTEGTLTPARLAAAEHVAVSRRGRFTGPLDAALAEQGLSRQVSAVLPGHLAAMALAAVGDVVCLVPTALPGEPPSPLGDAARAMGLRLLDIPLLLPPLTIGMAWHPRHSADGAHQWLRNAVRRTLRPTP from the coding sequence TTGACCAGCATCGTTCCCCACCTCGACGCCAATCTCGCCGTCGCCCTCGACGCCCTCCTGACCGAGCAGAGCGTCACCCGCGCCGCCGCACGGCTGCGCACCTCGCCCGCGGCGATGAGCCGCACGTTGGCCCGGCTGCGCCGGGTGCTCCAGGATCCGCTGCTCGTACGGGCGGGCCAGGCGATGGTGCCTACGCCCCGCGCCGAGGCGCTGCGGGACGAGGCCGCCGCGGTGGTGCGCCGGCTGGAGGCACTGCTCACCCCGAGCGGCGGGATCGACCCCGCCGCACTGCGGCGCACGTTCACCGTCCAGGCCTCGGACCTGGTCGGCGCCGCGCTGGCGCCGGGGCTGCTCGCGCTGGCCCGGCGCCGGGCGCCGGGGGTCTCGCTACGGGTGCTGGCCGAGGAGTGGGAGGCGGGCCCCGCGCTGCGCGAAGGTCGGGTCGACCTGGAGATCGGGGCCATCGACCACGTCGACCCGGAGACCCGGGTCGAAGAGCTGGTCACGCTGCGGATGGCGGCCGGTGTCAGAGCCGGGCACCCGCTCACCGAAGGGACCCTGACCCCTGCTCGGCTGGCCGCGGCCGAGCACGTGGCGGTCAGCCGCCGGGGCCGCTTCACCGGTCCGCTGGACGCGGCCCTGGCCGAGCAGGGCCTCAGCCGGCAGGTGAGCGCCGTCCTGCCCGGGCATCTGGCGGCGATGGCACTGGCCGCGGTCGGCGACGTGGTCTGCCTGGTACCGACCGCGCTGCCGGGCGAGCCGCCTTCGCCACTCGGCGACGCGGCACGCGCGATGGGGCTGCGCCTGCTGGACATCCCGCTGCTGCTGCCACCTCTGACGATCGGCATGGCCTGGCACCCGCGGCACAGCGCCGACGGGGCCCACCAGTGGCTGCGCAACGCCGTACGACGGACCCTCCGCCCGACCCCCTGA
- a CDS encoding NAD(P)H-binding protein, whose product MIVITAPTGNIGRRLLSLLVEAAPAHGEELRVVVRDPARLPEAVRGRVQVVTGSHGDAATVERAFTGADAVFWLVPPDASLTPEEAYSGFTRPAARAFAAHGVGRVVGVSALGRGTPLAGRAGLVTASLAMDDLIAASGVAYRALANPSFFENLLEEVDSIRENGVFTDTVAADRPAPLVAVADIAATAAGLLLDRSWTGVDSVPVLGPQDLSPNDLARIMTAELGRPVRYRRESLDEMRSAMLAHGLHAAFVEGMVDMKRAKDQGLDSGVARGPQTGPGPATGFAQWCAQTLGPAVLATSEAVDAH is encoded by the coding sequence ATGATCGTCATTACTGCCCCCACCGGAAACATCGGCCGGCGGCTGCTGTCGCTGCTGGTCGAAGCCGCGCCCGCGCACGGAGAGGAGTTGCGCGTCGTCGTCCGCGATCCCGCCCGGCTCCCCGAAGCCGTACGCGGACGGGTCCAGGTGGTCACCGGCTCGCACGGCGACGCCGCGACCGTCGAGCGCGCCTTCACCGGGGCCGATGCCGTCTTCTGGCTGGTGCCACCGGACGCCTCGCTCACGCCCGAGGAGGCGTACAGCGGCTTCACCCGCCCGGCCGCGCGGGCGTTCGCCGCCCACGGGGTCGGCCGTGTCGTCGGCGTCTCGGCGCTCGGCCGCGGCACCCCCCTGGCCGGCCGGGCCGGGCTGGTCACCGCCTCCCTGGCCATGGACGACCTGATCGCCGCTTCCGGTGTCGCCTACCGCGCACTGGCCAATCCGTCCTTCTTCGAGAACCTGTTGGAGGAGGTCGACTCGATCCGCGAGAACGGTGTCTTCACCGACACCGTCGCGGCCGACCGTCCGGCCCCGCTGGTGGCCGTCGCCGACATCGCAGCGACGGCGGCCGGACTGCTGCTGGACCGTTCCTGGACCGGCGTCGACAGTGTGCCGGTGCTCGGCCCGCAGGACCTGTCGCCCAACGACCTGGCCCGCATCATGACCGCGGAACTGGGCCGTCCGGTCCGCTACCGGCGCGAGTCGCTCGACGAGATGCGGTCCGCCATGCTCGCCCACGGCCTCCATGCGGCGTTCGTCGAGGGCATGGTCGACATGAAGCGCGCCAAGGACCAGGGCCTGGACTCGGGCGTCGCCCGCGGGCCACAGACGGGCCCTGGCCCGGCCACCGGCTTCGCCCAGTGGTGCGCGCAGACCCTGGGGCCCGCCGTCCTCGCCACCTCGGAGGCAGTCGATGCCCACTGA
- a CDS encoding darcynin family protein has translation MPTDRTEPPVTAFMLVKTTPEWLAMTLAERVHAFTTGVVPVIEARTRGVRSRFYDTEFYSARVTDIWVWEADDHDAYRLLIDALRETPFWDRYFEVVDLLVGTENGYARTYGLEPVATLAT, from the coding sequence ATGCCCACTGACCGAACCGAGCCGCCGGTCACCGCGTTCATGCTGGTCAAGACCACGCCCGAGTGGCTGGCGATGACCTTGGCCGAACGCGTCCACGCCTTCACCACCGGTGTCGTCCCGGTGATCGAGGCCCGCACCCGCGGCGTCCGCTCCCGCTTCTACGACACGGAGTTCTACTCGGCGCGGGTCACCGACATCTGGGTCTGGGAGGCGGACGACCACGACGCCTACCGGCTGCTGATCGACGCGTTGCGCGAAACCCCCTTCTGGGACCGGTACTTCGAGGTGGTGGACCTGCTCGTGGGCACCGAGAACGGTTACGCCCGCACCTACGGCCTGGAGCCGGTGGCCACCCTCGCCACCTGA